In the genome of Streptomyces sp. 846.5, the window GCCACTACCTCTGACCGAACCAGCTGTCAGGAGACACCCCGTGAGAACCATCGAACACTGGATCGGCGGAAGCACCACCTCCGCCGGCTCGACCCGCACCGCCCCGGTGTGGGACCCGGCCACCGGGGAGCAGCAGGCACAGGTGCTGCTCGCCGAGCCCTCCGACGTGGACACCGCGGTCGCCGCCGCGAGCAAGGCGTTCGAGTCCTGGGGCGACGTCTCGCTGAGCCGCCGCACCCGGGTCATGTTCAGGATGCGCGAACTGCTGGAGCGTCACGAGGGCGAGCTGGCCCGGATCGTCGCCTCCGAGCACGGCAAGGTGGTCTCCGACGCCCGGGGCGAGATCATCCGGGGCCGCGAGGTGGTCGAGTACGCCTGCGGGATCTCCAGCGCGCTCAAGGGCGGCTACTCCGACCAGGTCTCCACCGACGTCGACGCCTACACCTTCCGCCAGCCGCTGGGCGTCTGCGCCGGCATCACCCCGTTCAACTTCCCGGTGATGGTGCCGCTGTGGATGCACCCGCTGGCCATCGCCTGCGGCAACACCTTCGTGCTCAAGCCCAGCGAGCGCGACCCCTCGGCCTCGCTGTTCGTGGCCCAGCTCTACGCCGACGCGGGGCTTCCCGACGGCGTCTTCAACGTCGTCAACGGCGACAAGACCGCCGTGGACGCCGTCCTGGACCACCCCGGGGTCGCGGCGGTGTCGTTCGTGGGCTCGACCCCGATCGCCCGTTACGTGCACGACCGCGCCGCTGCCTCCGGCAAGCGGGTGCAGGCGCTCGGCGGCGCCAAGAACCACGCCGTGGTTCTGCCCGACGCCGACCTGGACTACGCGGCCGACCACCTGACCGCCGCCGCCTTCGGCTCGGCCGGCCAGCGCTGCATGGCGATCTCGGTCGCGGTGGCCGTCGGCGCCGCCGGGGACGCGCTGGTGCCGCTGCTCGCCGAGAAGGCACGGGCGGTCCGGGTCGGCCCCGGCCAGGACCCGGCCAGCGAGATGGGCCCGCTGGTCACCCCGCAGGCCAGGGCGCGGGTCACCGAGGCCGTCGCGACCGGCGACGCCCAGGGCGCGGTGGTCGTCGTCGACGGCCGCGACCTGGAGGTGGCCGGTCACGCGGGCGGCTTCTTCGTCGGGCCGACGCTGCTGGACCGGGTGACCGACCGGATGGACGTCTACCGGGACGAGGTCTTCGGTCCGGTCCTGGTGGTCGTCCGGGTCGACTCGCTGGACGAGGCGCTGCGGCTGATCAACGCGAACCCGTACGGCAACGGCACGGCCATCTTCACCTCCGACGGCGAGTCGGCCCGGCGCTTCCAGCGCCAGGTGAGGGTCGGCATGATCGGCATCAATGTGCCGATCCCGGTGCCGATGGCGCACTTCTCCTTCGGCGGCTGGAAGGACTCGCTGTTCGGGGACACCCACGTCCACGGCCCCGAGGGCGTCGTCTTCTACACCCAGGGCAAGGTCGTCACCAGCCGCTGGCCGCACGTGCAGCGCCCGCTGGAGGCGGCGTTCAACTTCCCCACCGCCCACTGACCCCTACTACCTACTGACCCCACCGCTCACAAAGGAGTGACCGGCAATGACGAGCACACCCAACAAGCTCATCCTGGGCTCGGCCCCCGACTCCTGGGGCGTCTGGTTCCCCGAGGACGAGCACCAGCTGCCGTACCGGCGCTTCCTGGACGAGCTCGTCGAGGCCGGCTACGACTGGCTGGAGCTCGGCCCGTACGGCTACCTGCCGACCGATCCCGAGCAGCTCGCCGACGAGGTCGGCGGCCGGGGGCTGCGGGTCTCCGGCGGCACGGTCTTCGGCGCCCTGCACCGGGCCGACCAGTGGGACGAGATGCTCGCCACCACCCGCCGGGTCGCCGAGCTGACCGCCGCGGCCGGCGCGCACCACCTGGTCTTCATCCCGCCGCTGTTCCGCGCCGAGAAGGGCGGCGCCTTCCTGGAGCCGCCCGTGCTCGGCGACGACAGCTGGACCGTGCTCACCCGGGCCGCCGACGCGCTGGGCCGGATCATCAGCGAGGAGTACGACGTCCGGCTCTGCCTGCACCCGCACGCCGACAGCCACATCCAGACCCAGCCGGAGATCGAGCGCTTCCTGGAGGGCACCGACCCGCAGTACGTCTCGCTCTGCCTGGACACCGGGCACGTCGTGTACGGGGGCGGCGACAACCTGGACCTGATCCGCAGGTATCCCGAGCGGATCGGCTACGTCCACATCAAGCAGATGGACCCCGACGTGCTGGCCGCCGTCGTGGCCGAGGACCTCTCCTTCGGCGAGGCGGTCAAACGCGGAGTCTGCGTCGAACCCCCCGCCGGAGTACCGGAGATCGGCCCGGTCACCGAGGCGCTGGCCGGCCTCGACGCCCCGCTGTTCGTCATCGTCGAGCAGGACCTCTACCCCTGCGCCCCGGACGTGCCGCTGCCGATCGCGGTCCGCACCAGGAAGTTCCTGGGCGGTTGCGGACTCGGCGCGGCCGGCACCCGGATCGGCTGACCCACTCCCCCACCCACCGAACCACCACAGTTCCCCTTCTCGCACAGTGAGGTGCACAGAGATGAACCGTTCGCAGAGATCCACCCGCGGGACCGTCCTCGTCGCCGCAGCAGCGGCAACTGCCCTGCTGGCCGCCGGGTGCAGCAGCACCGGCGGCGCCAAGGCCACGTCGAACTCGACCGGCATCTCCGCCGGCAAGGCCACCACCGCCCACATGACCTTCGCGATGGTCACCCACGCCGCGGCCGGCGACACCTTCTGGGACATCGTGCGCAAGGGCGCCGAGGCCGCCGCCGCCAAGGACAACGTCACCCTGCTCTACTCCAACGACCCGGTCGCCTCCAAGCAGGCCGCGCTGATCAGCAACGCCATCGCCTCCAAGGTCGACGGGATCGCGCTCACCCTGTCCACCCCCGACTCCATCATCCCGGTGGCCAAGCAGGCCGAGGCCGCGGGGATCCCGGTGGACGCCTTCAACCAGGGCGAGAACTACTGGCAGCAGGCGGGCGCGATCGGCTACTTCGGCTCGGACGAGAAGGTCGCCGGCGCCGCCCTGGGCGAGCGGCTGAACACCCTGTCCGCCAAGCACGACCTCTGCGTCATCCAGCAGCAGGGCTCCGTCGCCCTGGAGGACCGCTGCGCGGGCGTGAAGTCCACCTTCAAGGGCACCACCGACACCATCTACGTCAACGGCGCGGACATGTCCTCGGTGCTGTCGACCCTGGAGGCCAAGCTCCGCCAGGACACCAGCATCGACCAGGTCACCGCGCTGGGCGCGCCCATCGCCCTGACCGCGCTGCAGGCGATCAGCGCCGCGAGCAGCAGCGCCAAGGTCAACACCTTCGACCTGAGCAAGGACGCGGCGGCCGACATCAAGTCCGGGAAGATCGAGTTCTCGGTCGACCAGCAGCCGTACCTGGAGGGCTACCTCGCCATCGACGCGCTGTGGCTCGACAAGGTCAACGGCAACACCATCGGCGGCGGCAAGGTGACGCTGACCGGCCCGGCGTTCGTCGACTCCACGAACATCGCCTCGGTCTACCAGTACGCGCAGAACGGTACGAGGTGATCTGACCATGACTGCCCCTGTCACCACGCCGAGCCCACCCCCGGCCGCCGCGCCGCGGGGGCTCGCCGGGCGCGACTCCCAGCGCTCGCTGCTGCACCGCTTCCTGGCCCGCCCCGAGGTCGGCGCCCTGGTCGGCGCGATCGCCGTCTACGCCTTCTTCTGGGCGGTCGCCCCCTCCTTCCGACCCGCGGGCTCGCTCTCGCTGGTGCTCTACCAGGCCTCCACCCTGGGCCTGATGGCACTGCCGGTGGGACTGCTGATGATCGGCGGAGAGTTCGACCTCTCCGCCGGCGTCGCGGTCACCACCTCGTCGCTGGCCGCGAGCATGTTCAGCTACCAGCTGACCACCAACGTCTGGGTCGGCGTCAGCCTCGCGCTGGTGCTGTCCCTGGCGATCGGGCTCTTCAACGGCGTCATGCTGGTCAAGACGAAACTCCCGAGCTTCCTGGTCACCCTGGGCACCTTCCTGATGCTCCAGGGCCTGAACATCGCGATCACCAAGCTGATCACCGGCAATGTGGCCACCAACGACATCTCCGACATGGCCGGCTTCAAGACGGCGCACGCCGTCTTCGCCGCCGACATCCACATCGGCGGGGTCGCGGTGAAGGTCACCGTCTTCTGGTGGCTCGGGTTCGTCGCCCTGGGCAGCTGGATGCTGCTGCGCACCAAGTTCGGCAACTGGGTCTTCGCCGTCGGCGGCCAGAAGGACAGCGCCAGGGCCGTCGGCGTCCCGGTGGCCCGCACCAAGATCATCCTCTTTATGCTGGTCGGCCTGGGCGCCTGGTTCGTCGGCATGCACAACCTCTTCCAGTTCAACTCGATCCAGTCCGGCACCGGCATCGGCAACGAACTGCTGTACATCGTCGCCGCGGTGATCGGAGGCTGCCTGCTCACCGGCGGGTTCGGCTCCGTGGTCGGCCCCGCCATCGGCGCCTTCATCTTCGGCATGGTGTCGCAGGGCATCGTCTTCGCCGGCTGGGACGCCAACTGGTTCCAGTTCTTCCTCGGCCTGATGCTGCTGGGCGCGATGCTGCTCAACACCTGGGTCCAACGCCAAGCAGCCCGAAGGTAGGTGACCACAGTGCCGAACAACTCCCAGCCCACGGCCGGGCAGCGCGAGGATGGACAGCCCATCGTCGAACTGCACGGCGTGGGGAAGCTCTACGGCAACATCCGCGCGCTGCGCGGGATCGACCTCACCGTCACCCCCGGCAAGGTGACCTGCGTCCTGGGCGACAACGGGGCCGGCAAGTCCACCCTGATCAAGGTCGTCTCCGGCCTGCACCGGCACGACGAGGGCGAGTACCTGATCGACGGTAAGGCGGTGCACCTCGACTCGCCGCGCGAGGCCCTGGACCGGGGCATCGGCACCGTCTACCAGGACCTGGCCGTCGTCCCGCTGATGCCGGTGTGGCGGAACTTCTTCCTCGGCTCCGAGATGACGCGGCAGCGCTGGCCGGTGCGCCGGCTGGACATCGAGCGGATGAAGAAGATCGCCGACGAGGAACTGTGCGCGATGGGCATCGAGCTCAACGACCTCGACCAGCCCATCGGCACGCTCTCGGGCGGCCAGCGCCAGTGCGTGGCGATCGCCCGCGCGGTCTACTTCGGCGCCCGGGTGCTGATCCTGGACGAGCCCACCGCGGCGCTCGGCGTCAAGCAGTCCGGGGTGGTGCTGAAGTACATCGCAGCGGCCCGCGACCGCGGTCTCGGCGTCATCTTCATCACCCACAACCCGCACCACGCCTACATGGTCGGCGACCGCTTCACCGTGCTCCGTCTCGGCGCCCTGGAACTGGACGCCGACCGCAGCGAGGTGAGCCTCGAAGAACTCACCAACCACATGGCGGGCGGGGCCGAACTCGCGGCGCTCAAGCACGAGTTGGCCCAGGTCCGCGGCGTCGAGACCGAGGGGCTCCCGGAAGCCTCGGAGCTCTCCGCGCCGCTCCCGCAACTGGAGAAGGGCAGCCACGCATGACCGTCAGGATCGGTGTCATCGGCACCGGCAACATCGGCTCCGACCACATCCGCCGGCTGACCCGGGTGTGCACCGGCGCCCGGGTCACCGCGGTCACCGACATCGACGCCGTGCGCGCCGCCGAGGTCGCCGCCGAGTACGGCGCGCACGCCCTGGCCACCGGCCGGGAGGTGGTCCGGCACGGCGAGGTCGACGCCGTGCTGGTGGCCTCCTGGGGCCCCACCCACGCCGAGTACGTGCTCGACGCCATCGCCGCGGGCAAGCCGGTGTTCTGTGAGAAGCCCCTGGCCACCACCGCCGAGGACTGCCTGCGCATCGTCGAGGCCGAGATCGGGTACGGCGCCCGCCTGGTCCAGGTCGGCTTCATGCGCCGCTACGACGCCGGGTACCGGGCCCTGCGCCAGGCCCTGACCGCCGGCACCGTCGGCACCCCGCTGATGGCGCACTGCGTGCACCGCAACCCCGCCGTGCCCGGGAACTACACCTCGGACATGGCGATCCAGGACACCGCCGTGCACGAGATCGACGTACTGCGCTGGCTGCTGGACGACGAGATCACCTCCGCACAGGTGCTCACCCCGCGGCGCACCCGGCACGCACGCCAGGAGCTGCAGGACCCGCAGATCCTGCTCCTGGAGACCGCCGGCGGCGTCCGGATCGACGTCGAGGTATTCGTCAACTGCCGCTACGGCTACGACATCCAGTGCCAGATCGTCGGCGAGGACGGCACCGCCTCGCTGCCCGACCCGGCGCAGCCGGTGCTGCGCACCGAGGGACAGCTGCGCTCCGGGATCCTCCAAGACTGGCGGGACCGCTTCGTGAACGCCTACGACATCGAGATCCAGGAGTGGGTGGACTCGGTGGCCGCGGGAACGGTCTCGGGCCCCACCTCCTGGGACGGCTACGCGGCGTCGGTGATCACCGACGCCGGGGTCGAGGCACTGCACTCCGGCCGGATCGTCCCGGTCTCCATCAAGGACCGTCCCGCGTTCTACGCCTGAGCCCAGGAGCCAAGAATGATGCATCGTCAGCTGCGGACCGCGCTCGTCGGTCTGGGCCGCATGGGCCGCATCCACGCCGGCAACCTGGCCGGCCGCTGCCCCTCGGCGCAACTGGCCTGCGTGGTCGACGCCTCGCCCGAGGCCGCCCGCCGGGTCGCCGAGGAGCTGGGCGTCCGGTGGACCACCTCCTACGAGGACGTGCTCGCCGACGGCGCCGTCGACGCGGTCGCGATCGCCACCCCCACCGGCAGCCACGCCGAGCTGAGCGTGCAGGCCGCCAAGGCCGGCAAGCACGTCTTCTGCGAGAAGCCCCTCTCACTGGACCGGCAGGCCGCCGTCGACACCATCGAGGCGGTGCGCGCCACCGGAGTGGCCTTCCAGGTCGGCTTCCACCGCCGGTTCGACCCGGACTGGGCGGCCGCCGCGGCGCGGATGCACGCCGGCGAGCTGGGCCAGGTCCATCTGTTCCGCACCTCGCTGCGGGACATGACACCACCGAAGGCGGAGTTCCTGGGCGGCTCCGGCGGCTTCTTCGTCGACATGACCATCCACGACCTGGACACCGCCCGCTGGATGGTCGGCGAGATCGTCGAGGTGACCGCACAGGGCGCCGTGCTGACCGACCCCGCCATCGCCGAGATCGGCGACCTGGACACCGCGGTGGTGCTGCTGCGCTTCGAGAACGGCGCCCTGGGCGTCATCGACAACAGCCGCGCCGCCGGGTACGGCTACGAGTGCTCCACGGAGGTGATGGGCAGCAGGGCCACCGTCCGCATCGACAACCCGCACCACCGCAACTACGAGTGGCGCACCCCGGGGTGGAGCTCCCGCGACCTGGTGCGCGACTTCGAGCAGCGCTACCCCTACGCCTACGCCGAGGAGCTGGAGGCATTCGCACGCTGTGCCCTGCAGGGCACACCGCCGGCGGTCGGCGGAGAGGACGCCCTGGCCGCCTTCGACCTGGCCCAGGCCGCCGACCTCTCCTGGCGCGAGGGCCGCACGGTACGGCTCACCCCGCTCCGCACCGCGGACGGCGTACGCTACGAAACGGCCACTCCTGACGGAAGATAGACGTATGAAACCCCTGGCCGTCCACCATGTATCTGTCACTGTCACGGACCTGGACGCAGCGGTCGCCTTCTACACCGAGGTCCTCGGGCTGACGGTCCGTCCGGACCGACCGACGTCCATCGGCCCCGGGGCCTGGCTCGACGCGGGCGGCCAGCAGGTCCACCTCATCGCGGGAACGCCCCCTCCCGCCCACGGACAGCACTTCGCCCTGCTGGTCGACGACCTGGAGGCGGCGGTCGCGCAGGTGCGCGAAGCGGGCTTCGCGGTCAGCGAACCGGTGGCGATCGGCGCCGCCTTCCAGGCCTTCCTCGTCGACCCCTCCGGCAACGCCATCGAGCTGCACGGGCTGCGCCGGAACCGCAGCAGCTGACCCATCGGGGGCTCTCAGTCGAGGACCGGCACGGTCGCGGCGTCCGGTGGCATGTTGAACGGCGTGACCACCTGGATCGCCGAGGGCAGCGAGGGGCCGTCGTCGGGCAGGGCCTGGTGCGCGCGCATGATGGTCTGGCAGGCCCGACGCATGTCCTGGCGCAGGTCGTGGTGGAGGACCGCGGAGAGGCGGCGTTCGCGCAGCAGGCGGGTGTTGTCGTGGTCGAGGTCGTGGGCGATGAACACCGCGCACTCCCGCCCGAGCGCCTCGAAGGCGTCGAGGGTCGCCAGGTTGCCCCCGCCCACCGAGTAGACGGCGACGATGTCCTTGTCGCGTTCGAGTGCCTCGACAACGAGGTCGTACTGGGTGGCGTCGAGGCCGTCGCTGTCGGTGACCTCCACCAGGGAGCGTCGTGGCTCGGCAAGCCGCATGGCACTGCGGAAGCCCATCTCGCGCTCCTCCTCACCCCGGAAGGAGCCGCGGCTGACCGTGGTGAGCACATGGCCGGGCCGATCGCCGAGCCACCGCCCGAGGAGGTAGGCGGCGGTGGCGCCCGCCGCGCGGTTGTCGATGCCGACGTACGCCAGCCGCGCACTGTGGGGCAGGTCGGTCACCAGGGTGACGACGGGGATGCCTGCCGCGACGAGCCGTCCGACGGCGGCCGCGATCTCCGGTTCGTCCGGGGCCTTGAGGATCACGCCCTGCGAACCGCGCTTGGCGATCCTGTCCAGGATGCCGACCAGCTCACCGGGAGGGCAGGTCTCACGGAAGTGGAAGCGCGAGCGCACCAGAGCGGGGTGCAGGGAGGGCAGTTCGGCCTCGAGCGCGTCCCGCACCGCACTGGAGAACCGCTCCGGGGTCTGCATCACGATATCGATCATGAAGGTGCGGCCCCCGAGCCGGACCTGGCTCTGCTGCCGGTCCAGGTCCTTGACGGCCTCGTGCACCTCCCTGACGGTGCTCTCCGTCACGTTGCCGCGCTGATTGAGGACACGGTCCACCGTGGCCGTGCTCAGTCCGGCCTGACGGGCGATTTCCCTGATCGTGTAGCGGTGTCGCATGACTGATTCCAGAATTCCGATGATGGGTTTTTGATGTGGTGACAGGCATTGAATGATGGGTTCGAGTTCTCAAGACTGGCAGAAATCCTCGGACTACGAAAGGGAACCGGATGTCTCCCATCACTGCGGGAGCGCGAACGTGGCTGACCGAGGCGGACTGCGATCTCGACGTGTTCCGCTCACTCGTGGAACAGAGCACGGACCCCGCCGACCACCCCTCGGCCGAGCGCGTCGAACAGAACGTCCCGCTCTACGACAGCGATCGGCTCCGCTCACTGGCGACCACCTCGGAGGGCCGCCGGGGCGTGCAGGAGGAGCTGGTCCGGGCTCTGCTGGAGGGGCCCGGCATCGTGGTCCTCAAGCGCGCCTTCGTCGACAGGGCCGTCGTGGAAGCGGCCTCCGAGGCCTTCCGCGCGCTGATCGAGGAGGAGCGCGCCACCGGAGCGGCCCGCGGTGACCACTTCGCCAAGCCCGGCGCGAACGACCGCGTCTGGAACGCCCTGGACAAGGTGGCCGTGCGGGCGCCCGAGGTGTTCGCCGACTACTACGCCAACGATGTCCTGGAGCTCGTCGCGGAGGCCTGGCTCGGCCCCGCCTACCAGGTGACCTCCCAGCTCAACGTGGTCAACCCGGGCGGCGCGGCGCAGCACGTCCACCGCGACTACCACCTCGGCTTCCTCTCCCAGGAGCACGCCGCCGCCTACCCGGCGCAGGTCCACCGCCTGTCGCCGCTGCTCACCCTGCAGGGCGCGGTGGCCCACTGCGACATGCCCGTCGAGTCCGGCCCGACCCTGTACCTGCCGCACTCGCAGACGTACGAGCCCGGGTACCTGGCCTGGCGGCTGCCGCAGTTCGTCGAGTACTTCGGCACGCACCACGTCCAGCTCCCGCTGGACAAGGGCGACGCGGTCTTCTTCAACCCGGCGCTCTTCCACGCCGCCGGACACAACCGCTCGGCCGACATCAGGCGGATGGCCAATCTGCTGCAGATCTCCTCCGCCTTCGGCCGCGCGATGGAGACGGTGGACCGTGAGGCGATGGCGAACGCGCTGTTCCCGGTGCTGCTGCGGCGCAAGTCCGAGGGCGCCTCGGAGGACTGGCTGCGCCGCGTGATCGCGGCCACCGCCGAGGGCTACCCCTTCCCCACCGACCTCGATCTGGATCCGCCGGTCGAGGGGCTGGCCCCGCCCTCCCAGGCGGACACCGTCCGGCAGGCCGTCGCCGAGGACTGGGACCCCGAGCGGCTGCGCCGCGAACTGCGGGCGGCCGCCGACCGCCGCCGGCGCTGAAGGGACACAGCACTCATGGGACTGCTTGAGACCCCGCTGCTCAAGGACCGGGTCGTCCTTGTCAACGGCGGCAGCCAGGGCGTCGGCGCGGGCATCGTGCGGGCGGCCGTCCGGGAGGGCGCGCCCGTCGTCTTCACCGGCCGTCGGGCCGAGGTCGGCGAGAGGCTCGCGGCCGACTCGGGCGCGCGCTTCATGCGCGCGGACCTCAGCGATCCGGCGCAGGCGCGCGAGAGCGCGGTCCGGGTCGTCGACGTCCACGGGCGTATCGACTGCCTGGTCAACGCGGCCGGGCTGACGTCGCGCGGCTCGCTGCTGGACACCACGCCGGAACTGTTCGACCAGCACATGGCGATCAACCTGCGCGCACCGTTCTTCGCGATGCAGGCGGCAGTGGCCGACATGACGGCCCGCAGGGCGCCGGGCACCATCGTCAACATCATCTCCAACTGCGCCCACGGCGGCCCGCCCCACCTGGCGCCGTACTCCGCGGCCAAGGCCGGCCTGGCCGGTCTGACCCGCAACGCCGCCCATGCGCACCGCTGGGACCGGATCCGGATCAACGGCCTCAACATCGGCTGGACGGACACCGAGGGCGAAGACGCCATCCAGCGCGCCTTCCACGATGCGGGCGACGACTGGCGGGAGAAGGCCGCCCGGGCGCAGCCCATGGGCAGGCTCGGGCAGGTCGACGAGATCGCCGACTTCGTCGTCCTGCTGCTCTCCGACCGCAGCGGCGTGGTGACCGGCTCGGTCATCGACTGGGACCAGAACGTACTCGGCAGCCTGGACTGAATCGCCCTCGGGCAGAAAGAGCAGGATTCTCATGCGTATAGGCATCATGGGGCTGGGCCGCATCGGCGCCTTCCACGCCCGGACCCTCGCCGGGCTGGACGCGGTGGACTCCCTGGTGGTCACCGACCCGGTGGCCGCGGCCGTCGCCACCGCCACCGAGCGCTTCGGGGCCACCGCCGCCGACTCTCCCGAAGCCCTGCTCGCCGCCGGCGTCGACGGTGTCGTGATCGCCGCGGCGACCGACGCGCACCCCCAGCTCATCCTCGCCGCCGTGGAGGCGGGCATTCCCGTCTTCTGCGAGAAGCCCGTGGCGCGCGGGGTCGAGGAGAGTCTGGAGGTGCTGCGTGCGGTGGAGGGCAGTGGCGTCCCGGTGCACATCGGCTACAACCGGCGCTTCGACGCGGGCTGCGTGGCCGCGCGCCGGGCCGTGGTCAGCGGTGAGCTCGGCGACCTGCACACCGTACGGTCCACCACCCTCGACCCCGCCC includes:
- a CDS encoding CoA-acylating methylmalonate-semialdehyde dehydrogenase, translated to MRTIEHWIGGSTTSAGSTRTAPVWDPATGEQQAQVLLAEPSDVDTAVAAASKAFESWGDVSLSRRTRVMFRMRELLERHEGELARIVASEHGKVVSDARGEIIRGREVVEYACGISSALKGGYSDQVSTDVDAYTFRQPLGVCAGITPFNFPVMVPLWMHPLAIACGNTFVLKPSERDPSASLFVAQLYADAGLPDGVFNVVNGDKTAVDAVLDHPGVAAVSFVGSTPIARYVHDRAAASGKRVQALGGAKNHAVVLPDADLDYAADHLTAAAFGSAGQRCMAISVAVAVGAAGDALVPLLAEKARAVRVGPGQDPASEMGPLVTPQARARVTEAVATGDAQGAVVVVDGRDLEVAGHAGGFFVGPTLLDRVTDRMDVYRDEVFGPVLVVVRVDSLDEALRLINANPYGNGTAIFTSDGESARRFQRQVRVGMIGINVPIPVPMAHFSFGGWKDSLFGDTHVHGPEGVVFYTQGKVVTSRWPHVQRPLEAAFNFPTAH
- a CDS encoding TIM barrel protein, with product MTSTPNKLILGSAPDSWGVWFPEDEHQLPYRRFLDELVEAGYDWLELGPYGYLPTDPEQLADEVGGRGLRVSGGTVFGALHRADQWDEMLATTRRVAELTAAAGAHHLVFIPPLFRAEKGGAFLEPPVLGDDSWTVLTRAADALGRIISEEYDVRLCLHPHADSHIQTQPEIERFLEGTDPQYVSLCLDTGHVVYGGGDNLDLIRRYPERIGYVHIKQMDPDVLAAVVAEDLSFGEAVKRGVCVEPPAGVPEIGPVTEALAGLDAPLFVIVEQDLYPCAPDVPLPIAVRTRKFLGGCGLGAAGTRIG
- a CDS encoding substrate-binding domain-containing protein produces the protein MNRSQRSTRGTVLVAAAAATALLAAGCSSTGGAKATSNSTGISAGKATTAHMTFAMVTHAAAGDTFWDIVRKGAEAAAAKDNVTLLYSNDPVASKQAALISNAIASKVDGIALTLSTPDSIIPVAKQAEAAGIPVDAFNQGENYWQQAGAIGYFGSDEKVAGAALGERLNTLSAKHDLCVIQQQGSVALEDRCAGVKSTFKGTTDTIYVNGADMSSVLSTLEAKLRQDTSIDQVTALGAPIALTALQAISAASSSAKVNTFDLSKDAAADIKSGKIEFSVDQQPYLEGYLAIDALWLDKVNGNTIGGGKVTLTGPAFVDSTNIASVYQYAQNGTR
- a CDS encoding ABC transporter permease, with translation MTAPVTTPSPPPAAAPRGLAGRDSQRSLLHRFLARPEVGALVGAIAVYAFFWAVAPSFRPAGSLSLVLYQASTLGLMALPVGLLMIGGEFDLSAGVAVTTSSLAASMFSYQLTTNVWVGVSLALVLSLAIGLFNGVMLVKTKLPSFLVTLGTFLMLQGLNIAITKLITGNVATNDISDMAGFKTAHAVFAADIHIGGVAVKVTVFWWLGFVALGSWMLLRTKFGNWVFAVGGQKDSARAVGVPVARTKIILFMLVGLGAWFVGMHNLFQFNSIQSGTGIGNELLYIVAAVIGGCLLTGGFGSVVGPAIGAFIFGMVSQGIVFAGWDANWFQFFLGLMLLGAMLLNTWVQRQAARR
- a CDS encoding ATP-binding cassette domain-containing protein; the protein is MTTVPNNSQPTAGQREDGQPIVELHGVGKLYGNIRALRGIDLTVTPGKVTCVLGDNGAGKSTLIKVVSGLHRHDEGEYLIDGKAVHLDSPREALDRGIGTVYQDLAVVPLMPVWRNFFLGSEMTRQRWPVRRLDIERMKKIADEELCAMGIELNDLDQPIGTLSGGQRQCVAIARAVYFGARVLILDEPTAALGVKQSGVVLKYIAAARDRGLGVIFITHNPHHAYMVGDRFTVLRLGALELDADRSEVSLEELTNHMAGGAELAALKHELAQVRGVETEGLPEASELSAPLPQLEKGSHA
- a CDS encoding Gfo/Idh/MocA family oxidoreductase, which codes for MTVRIGVIGTGNIGSDHIRRLTRVCTGARVTAVTDIDAVRAAEVAAEYGAHALATGREVVRHGEVDAVLVASWGPTHAEYVLDAIAAGKPVFCEKPLATTAEDCLRIVEAEIGYGARLVQVGFMRRYDAGYRALRQALTAGTVGTPLMAHCVHRNPAVPGNYTSDMAIQDTAVHEIDVLRWLLDDEITSAQVLTPRRTRHARQELQDPQILLLETAGGVRIDVEVFVNCRYGYDIQCQIVGEDGTASLPDPAQPVLRTEGQLRSGILQDWRDRFVNAYDIEIQEWVDSVAAGTVSGPTSWDGYAASVITDAGVEALHSGRIVPVSIKDRPAFYA
- the iolG gene encoding inositol 2-dehydrogenase → MMHRQLRTALVGLGRMGRIHAGNLAGRCPSAQLACVVDASPEAARRVAEELGVRWTTSYEDVLADGAVDAVAIATPTGSHAELSVQAAKAGKHVFCEKPLSLDRQAAVDTIEAVRATGVAFQVGFHRRFDPDWAAAAARMHAGELGQVHLFRTSLRDMTPPKAEFLGGSGGFFVDMTIHDLDTARWMVGEIVEVTAQGAVLTDPAIAEIGDLDTAVVLLRFENGALGVIDNSRAAGYGYECSTEVMGSRATVRIDNPHHRNYEWRTPGWSSRDLVRDFEQRYPYAYAEELEAFARCALQGTPPAVGGEDALAAFDLAQAADLSWREGRTVRLTPLRTADGVRYETATPDGR
- a CDS encoding VOC family protein, with translation MKPLAVHHVSVTVTDLDAAVAFYTEVLGLTVRPDRPTSIGPGAWLDAGGQQVHLIAGTPPPAHGQHFALLVDDLEAAVAQVREAGFAVSEPVAIGAAFQAFLVDPSGNAIELHGLRRNRSS
- a CDS encoding LacI family DNA-binding transcriptional regulator, which gives rise to MRHRYTIREIARQAGLSTATVDRVLNQRGNVTESTVREVHEAVKDLDRQQSQVRLGGRTFMIDIVMQTPERFSSAVRDALEAELPSLHPALVRSRFHFRETCPPGELVGILDRIAKRGSQGVILKAPDEPEIAAAVGRLVAAGIPVVTLVTDLPHSARLAYVGIDNRAAGATAAYLLGRWLGDRPGHVLTTVSRGSFRGEEEREMGFRSAMRLAEPRRSLVEVTDSDGLDATQYDLVVEALERDKDIVAVYSVGGGNLATLDAFEALGRECAVFIAHDLDHDNTRLLRERRLSAVLHHDLRQDMRRACQTIMRAHQALPDDGPSLPSAIQVVTPFNMPPDAATVPVLD
- a CDS encoding phytanoyl-CoA dioxygenase family protein, which gives rise to MSPITAGARTWLTEADCDLDVFRSLVEQSTDPADHPSAERVEQNVPLYDSDRLRSLATTSEGRRGVQEELVRALLEGPGIVVLKRAFVDRAVVEAASEAFRALIEEERATGAARGDHFAKPGANDRVWNALDKVAVRAPEVFADYYANDVLELVAEAWLGPAYQVTSQLNVVNPGGAAQHVHRDYHLGFLSQEHAAAYPAQVHRLSPLLTLQGAVAHCDMPVESGPTLYLPHSQTYEPGYLAWRLPQFVEYFGTHHVQLPLDKGDAVFFNPALFHAAGHNRSADIRRMANLLQISSAFGRAMETVDREAMANALFPVLLRRKSEGASEDWLRRVIAATAEGYPFPTDLDLDPPVEGLAPPSQADTVRQAVAEDWDPERLRRELRAAADRRRR
- a CDS encoding SDR family oxidoreductase; its protein translation is MGLLETPLLKDRVVLVNGGSQGVGAGIVRAAVREGAPVVFTGRRAEVGERLAADSGARFMRADLSDPAQARESAVRVVDVHGRIDCLVNAAGLTSRGSLLDTTPELFDQHMAINLRAPFFAMQAAVADMTARRAPGTIVNIISNCAHGGPPHLAPYSAAKAGLAGLTRNAAHAHRWDRIRINGLNIGWTDTEGEDAIQRAFHDAGDDWREKAARAQPMGRLGQVDEIADFVVLLLSDRSGVVTGSVIDWDQNVLGSLD